A stretch of DNA from Pseudoliparis swirei isolate HS2019 ecotype Mariana Trench chromosome 5, NWPU_hadal_v1, whole genome shotgun sequence:
GAACGGTAAGTCCGGGTATCTGGCCCGCATGCGTTCTCGCCGCTCGTTCAGGAAGCGGACGTATCCGGTTACCGGCGCCTTGGGACCGTTTGGTAGcaccttctttctcttctttccctTCGGCCAGCCTCTCTTCTtcggctgcagagaggaggaggaacactcgCATGAAGGCAGGGGGCTGTACCCTCATGGGGCAAATATTCACAATGGAGAAGCTGCAAACTAAATTAATTAGTTTATTATAGAATACTTTAACAATAATcaatatttgacattttttcCTGTTGATATCATATCATCTACAACATGCACTCTAATACTCTCTTGCACTTTACCCCTTTTGTCGCTGTAATCCTGTAAATGTCCCAACTGGGGGACTAAtaaaaggaatatcttatcttttcTTCCAACAGCCTTTAAATAAATCCCACCTCGTGAAGGTTATACTGTGAGGTACATTTATTCAGGCCGTTTCAGAGGTGTTATTAGTACTTTATGCTCATTTAGGAGGCTCTAGTTAGTGGTGCTGTTGAATTGCAAGAGGTATTTCTTATGGGTTCAGGTCATTTCCATAATATTTACAGtttttccttctggtcacatgacatctattgtttctgtccatcctggagagggatcctcctctgttgctctcctgaaggtttcttcccttttttccccctgtgaaaggttttcttctatttcttgggagttgttcctgatccgatgtgaggtcaaaggtcagggatgtcatacgTGTAAAAATTCataaagctctctgaggcaaattcgtaatttgtgataacgGGCgatacaaaacaaactgaattgaaggaCATTGTCATACAAGCTCATATATGCTCAACCCACCTACCTTGTCAAGCAATAAATAacacaattaaatacatttctcaTAAAGGTATGAGTCATTGTGGATTACAGCGTGGAGTTGACAGGTAAACTCTTGAAACAAAGGCCCATCGCAGGTCCTCACCTCTTCTTGCGGCGGATCTGCGGAGTGTGATGGTTTAGACTGGTGCGAGGCATCACTCTGCTCCTGTTTGATCCCACCCATAGCCTCTGAGCGGGGACGATGCAACTGGGGGAGACGGGTCTTAGTCGGTTCGGGTTTAGGTCGTGGGGAGAAGCCTGTGCAGAAAAAAACATTAGGAGGATGtgtaaaatatttaataacaatcaAACAAAGATGAGAGCAGCAGTCAAATCCTGTAATGATGTCCTCGCAGGGATGCCGCTTCTGAAGCTAACCTGCCCGCTAGCCGTTATCACACACAACGGACAATAGCCAAACAAGAAGCTCATCACAATAACCTAATTATAAATACGGGGAAATGTGTATTAAGACATACTGGTTCGTCACTCCAGACAGCGGCGGTTATACTGAATTATTTCTGCTTTGTATTTGCGGATAAATGTCTTCTTAACTCACCCGATAATTATCCCCTCAGCCAAACAGGAAGATAAAGCAGTCTGCCATCTGATTGGTCGGCACGGAGAGTCATGATTGGTTGGATGGatagccccgcctcctcactACTTACTGAGTGATATTTTTCACCTGCATCTCTGGCTGCGTCTGAAGATGACCCCCTTTGTACACTCATCCAGTAGTTTACTGAGTTGCAAGCTATATTTCAGCATTCACGCCATATTTTTATTCATATTGCTTTTAAAGTTGTACATTATCCGGTACATTTAGTTAAATACCACGTTATTTTAACAGGGAACTTCTGTCTATTTGTAAATTAAAGAATAGTGAGCGTTCACTGCCCTCTATTGGCCACAGTGTGTAACTGCAACACAACTATATATTGACTAGTCAGTCAATGCAGGCGTGGAGACTTCCAGTATATCAtttcaaatacacaaaacaaatatCGTGAAGAGAAAATGTTTATTGCTCCCTTGACATGATTGGCTGTTCTTTATCAAACATTAATTACAATGGACAGACATGTATGATAGGCCGACGAAATACACAACAGCAAAACTCTCAACCACTAATCCCACGACGTTGGTTATGGATTACTGGCTCCATGGTCAATTTTAACTGGATCCAAACctatgtttaaaaaacaaactactTGGAGTGGAGATTTTTTATGCCAAATGTTACTCTTTCACAAGCATTGGGTGTTTCTCATTTAAATTGCTCAAACTGGTTTATTAAGCCATTGGGTTGAAGCCAAGGACATGTTGGCCAACACCAACATGGTTGGTTGCCCTTGAAGGATCGGGCCCTACGACTACTCCAGACATCAGTGGAGTTGGGGGGACTGACTAAGCCGATGTTACCGGGGTGCAGAGCCAACACAAGCATGGTTATCTTTTTTTCTGTGGCGCCAGAAAATAGAACACGCTGCACAATATACCCTTCACGATGAAAACTCCAAGGTAATATTAAGGTGTGACCTGTCAACGCCGACCAAAAAAACCTGTTGGATTTGTATGGAAACCTCATGAGCCACAAGGTGATATTTATCCTGTGCAAACAATGTAACTCATGTGGGAACACGTTAACGTGCACGCACAAGACTCCAGATTTAGAGTGCTTTTAATGTTGTACGGTTAGCTGAAACAAACTAGTTCATCTTCCACTAAAAAACAGTTCACTTTCTTGAAGCTTttggggacatttaaaaataacaattCACACCCAAATCAGAGAATTTAAATTAGCTGAAACATTTTAGCATTTTAACAAGTTTGCAGTTGtaacctttaaaaataaaagttatacTTGTCAGCTTACTTCACTAGTGCAGCTCTAGATCAGCATTGAAGTCCGTGGCTTCCACGGTTTAGCGAAAACTCCAACTGCAGAAATGTGTGCTTTAAAGTGCAATtaatattatacattttaatataaaaaggATATACAGCACTAACAAAGTTCATTTACTGTAGCCACCATCATTTAAGCAGTAGTCAAAACGGCTTCTTCAGCATCATCGCTATGAACAAAAAACTGGAGCCAGAATAAttcgtttttatttttattttgtttatcgtTTACAATTTTTGTAGTTTTTCATTATTGTCAATCCTTTTGGCAAACACTGGTGCTCACGGTGTTCTGTACAATCAGTCCCACAATGTAGTGGACTTTAATTTGTTGGAAAGTGAGGAATGAGGCAAGTGGGGTCCAGAAGTTTACATTTTGTCCAGGTAGTTGTCCAAGGACGAGATACCTTCCTTGAGACCCTTACGTTTGCGGATTTCACTGATGACAATACCGGGCTTGCTGGTTGGGTCTAATGGATCTCCGGGGAAGATCTGCCAATGGTCGAACACGCACTGTGGGAAGGCCTTGCCACCAGTGTTGGAACGAAGGTCAGCTGTGAAACCTGAGATTGGAAAGAGCAAAGTACGTTTCAATACCAAGGCATGACTACATTATGGATTTAAGGGTTGCACGAGTGAGTGCAGCAGTCATAATAAGCATAATGAGCTTCAATAACTTGAATCTAATGTTTGCTACTGGCCTTTGTAAGGCTAGGTCATGACGTGGCAATTTTAAAGAATGGAAACTCCGATGCATGAGGAGTTAGTACCAGTGAAAATTGTTTTATCCCATTCAGATGTTGCTTCTAAAGCAGTGTTGGCACATCAAGGTTTATTTTCTAGTGTGTCGTTCTGAtccgtgaaaaaaaaaaaagacttaccAAATGACTCGCTGACAGGCAAGAAGGCCTTGGTAATACGCATTGGTGTATTTGAGTGAGTGAGGCCTTCAAACACATGGCCACGCCTCCTGTTCAACACACCGTAGATTCCACCGATGGCATCTTCAGGACACTGCAAAGTAGACGGGAGGCAAGTTATACACAACCATCAAGTAAACTACGGACAATATCCAGTTCTGTTAATACTTgctcatgtaaaaaaaaatatatatctctcCAGTGGCTCTTACCTGGATCTCCACTAGGTAGATTGGCTCCATGAGTCTGGGCTCAGCGGTGAGCTCGCATGCATATAGAACTCTGCGAGCGGTGGGAATAATTTGACCACCACCACGGTGAATAGCATCTGTATGCAGGGTCACATCATGGACGTTGAAGCGAATGGCGCGCATGTTCTCTTCACAGAGGACACCCTAAAGACAAAATCGAGACAATTTTAGAAAACGCTTTGGTTAACCCACGAGCAGCTTTAGCAGAGTGAAATAAATGCATTTGTGCCTGGTTTGATCCCCTTACCTCCTTGACTGCCCACTGGAAGCCAGCCACAACGCTGTCCTTGATCTCATTAAGGTACTGCACTCCCTTGGTAACGTCCACCAGGAGGTTGGGGCCAGTTCCATCGGGTCCGAAGCACCAGATCTTTCTGGCCTCACCGACGTCCCACTCAAACTTCTCAGCAAGGTAACGGGCACGGGTCTTGACGTCCTGACGTTGGGTAACTTCACCCTTCTCAATGTCTTCTGCCAGACCGTCGGCGAAGGGACACGCCTTCATGAACAGACGGTTGTGCTTGTTGGGAGACTttgagagacacacaacactggACTCGGCACTGACAGTCTCCCTGTAGGACACCACTGGGTCAGATttctgaaaagaaagaaaaaacatttaaatttagACATGTTTGCCTTAAAAGAGAAAATCAAAAATGGCAAGTAGACATTAGACTTTTAATTTACCTTAAGTGGAACGCAAGCATGATCCTCCTCCAGATCCTTCAAGCAGATCTCAAGATGCAACTCTCCGGCTCCACAAACGATATGTTCTCCAGACTCTTCAATGATGCATTGCACCATAGGATCGGACTTGGCCAGACGCTTCAGTCCCTCTACCAGCTTGGGCAAGTCAGCAGGGTTTCTGACCTCTACAGCAACTCTCACCACAGGGCTGACACTGAACTTCATCACCTTCATGTTGTGTGCCTGCTCATAAGTGGTGATTGTGCCAGTCTTAATAAGGAACTGGTCCACGCCAACCAGACCCACGATGTTGCCACATGGCACATCTTCAATGGGCTCGGTGTAACGACCCATCATCAGAATGGTCCTATGTGAGGGATAGAAAGACAATTTAGATGTGACCAATAGCCGATATGTAGTGGCAACAGTAATGCAAGTTATCAGATAACTGATAAAGATGTTTAAACTAACCTCTGAATTGGCTTCAGGTAGAGATCATCCTTCTTGCCAGGGGCAAAGTTGGGTCCCATAATTCTTACTTTCATGCCAGTGGCGACAACTCCAGAGAACACACGACCAAATGCATAGAAGCGACCCTTGTCATTGGAAGGCACCATCTTTGAGATGTACACCATCAATGGAGCCTTGGGGTCACAGTTCTTGATACctggtaaaataaaaacaatgttttgagTTAAACTAAGACTAGTCGAAGATGCATTTGGAATACTGCCAGTCTCTCCAATGGCAACTAAAATCAAGCACAAGTTTGTGGAAACTACAATTTTAATAAAAACGTTGTCATACCCATAGCAGCCTCATCATCTAAAGGTCCTTCGTAGAGCAGTTCGCAACGGTACCTCTGGGCAGTGACAGGGGAAGGCAGATGGATGGTGATCATTTGCAGAAGGGCCTCTCCGGCTGGCAGCCAATGGCGCATCACAGCCTTCAGGAGAGGCTTACCCTCCTTTTCCTTGTCTTCAGCATCCAACTTGATGTCCAGCTTCAGAACCAGTTTGGCAGTTTCCTCCTTATTGAAGTTCATGATGGCGTTGAAGACCTAAGAATAAAAAACACGTTGAATTAGCAGACTGCGATTAAACAAGACCAAGTTGCTAGCAATTAAACATGACTATGCCAAGAATGAAGTCGCTGTTTCTGTGCTCTGCTCAGAGTGAATGTTATCATCACCGTTTACTCAGGTCAAAGTGAAGAATGTTTCAAATCATCACTTGCAGGCACACAGCAACTCATTTATTTTGCTTTACAGATAGGAATCATAAAATTACAAATGTATACCATTTTGAAAACCGCCTAGCACTATAAAACAAGTACTAAAATAAAGCCAGTCAGGTTACCTTGAAGATGGGATCCAGGATAAGAGCAACAAAGGTACGTGGGAACCTGGTGCCATCAGCTCCAATAGAATTTTTAAGGAACTTTCCAGTGGAAGCATCAAAGAACCTTAAGTAATGTGAAAAATCATGTTCAAGATTAAagtcacaaaacattttaaagcaAGTTACTTTCTATGTTGTCGGAAACACAACTTGTGATCCTCTGATTTGTGGGCACTTAaatttagttatcaagctcaaGCTGGAGACTGACCTGTCACCCCACAGCTTCTTCATCATGTCTTCCACCTTCTTGCAGTTCTCGTCTGGTGACAGCTGAGTGTTGCCCTTGGCAGCAAACTTGGCTGCGTACATCTCAGCAAACTGCTTCAGGGTGAACGCCCAGCCATGGAGTCCAGAGCCAAAGCCAACTGTTCCAGCGGTTGGATCGATCTTTGAGAGTTAACACAAGCAAACGAGTCAAGTATGCGTCAAGAGAATTTCCAATTTACTTTTGATTTAGCGATATTGATTTCAAAAGAATTAAGACTATTTCACAACAGACAGAATTACCCATTTAAATCATTCAAGAAAATAAAGCCATTTGATCTCGACACAAGTAGTCTTGCACTTAAGAGAATAAGGTTGACAGAAACTCACCATGATGTTGCCCATAGGTCCATGCTCATCTTCTCCATAAGTGGAGATGATGACGTTGACGGACTCTACAATACGCTGGAAAGTCTGGTAAAGGTCTTCAGGCTCAAGCTGCAACTCCAACAAGGCACGGTCCATTTTGTTCATCATCAGGACTGGCTTGATGCGCTCAGCAATGGCTTGACGGAGCACGGTCTCAGTTTGTACACAAACACCTGGCAGGGATAGACAATTACACAATGTAACCGACAAGAGCATATAAAGTTTCACTTGGCACTATGGTAGTTATAGTTATTAGTCCTGCATAAACACTGTTTAAGTTATTGGGGATTCTTAAGGTTTTTGTATTGCTTAAAAGTCTTCTCCTTACCCGACACGCAGTCCACCACAACCAGGGCTCCGTCAGTGACACGGAGGGCAGCAGTCACTTCAGAAGAGAAGTCAACGTGTCCCGGTGAGTCAATCAGGTTGATCAAGAAGCCAGCACCATCCGTGCCCTGCTTAATGAAGGCCAAGTCGCTCTCAGCCAGCTCGTAGAACAGTGAGATGGCGCTGAAAGTAAAAATAACTTGTTAATAAGGCAGTTGTCAAATGTTTCAATTCAGTAGTCATTAAAATGACCATTAACTATAAAATATTCACTCAGAATTGACATTTATATGAAGAGTAATTCATTGATCcgatgtttaaataaatgcaaatataCAAACTAAAATACACTGTTCAGTAAAATGCAGCATCATTATTAGATGTTATACAAGTGGGTGAGATTGATTACAAACACAGGTAAGAATATTTTTAATACACTATTGACAACCTAaagtttttcacaataaaatatagtgaaatgttttttattttgagggAAATAAAGTTGGAAATGATTGATCAATGTAGTGAACTAAAGAGCGATTAGTTTGAAAAGTATTCAAATAGTTTTTCATTCCTGTGAAAACATGTTTATCGCTTATGGCATGACAATACTTCCATCAACATCTGTAAGGATAAGCGGGGAATATATTAAGAGCAGCGGACTCCACTATCTGACTCATAACAAGATTCTCACGTTGACTTGATGGTGATGCAACGCTCCTGCTCATCCTTGCGGGTGTCGGTGAAACGGGTCTCTCCGGCACGAGCTGAGGCAATGATGCCAGCCTTCGACACCAGGGAGTCTGTGAGAGTTGACTTTCCGTGGTCGACGTGAGCGATCACAGACATGTTCCGGATGTTGGCCTTCTTGTCCATGATGGAACGGATCTGGCCGATGGTAAAGTTGACCTGAGGGGGGAAAGAATAAAATAGTTAGAAGATTCAcaaaaggaataaataaaaaatatgtaataagCTAGAGTAGCCATGACTCATCTAAAATTACTGCTGAGGCCATGTGACCTGCTCTGCACTCAGGGCGTTATCCGCCAGTCACTGCTATGACGCGACTCTCACCTCCATttagctttttgtttttaagaccCCCTTTCCCTCTCGATGGTTAATATACAGCGATATTTGGACTAAACTTCCCAACTCACGAATCATTAGCAACTATTCAATTATACATAGCACCAACCGGCGTCATATGTGGGCGCAAAGTAGGCCACGTGTACAGACTCTACGcccggctaacgttagctcgttTGCGGCACTAGCCGGCCGGGGCCCGGGAGCGTGAAACGCCGGCATGTCCCATCCCCGAGATATAAGACGACCGAAACACTGCGCCAACACGACATGAGACGGCGTAATTTATACAGGCACTTCGTCCCAAGTCAGTTAAgttatatatttgatttattaacGTCATTTTGTCTCCCGTTAAGCTCGCAGCGCCGCTCAGACGGGTTAGCAAACGCAACACCGCAGCGTTACTGGCTATTTAAAGAGGAGTGACACGTATACCGGCCCTAAAATGCTTTAACTCGTGTTACCAACCAACAGTTTTATTAAACAAATGTAGAACAGTGTCGCATAAACGCAGGAAAACTAGCGGTAGTGATGCAACAACGGCTGCCATTTTGATCAAAGCTCAGTCGACAGAATCGACAAAAGTTAGTACGCACGTCATACGAAAAACGGCCGTAAGTTGATAAATATTAGCGTCGGGGACGCGCCGCGTGCTCGATAACACATTAGTTACACTTAGAAGTGTGATGAACTTACCATTTTGACGGATGGTTTCGGATCCGCTCAGTGGCGAAAAGAGACTGAAATTTTACGCTGCCCGCCTCACGAGGTCGAAGGCAGGGAAGAGACCGCTGACGTCAGAAGAGCGGAATTTATACCTCGCGCGTCCGGCCCTGCGCGTCATCGCGCAGTCACAAGATCGCGTGGCACGTTGCGGCTATTGAGAAAAAACTGAATCATCATTGATTAAATTCACTGATTATTTGCAATACTCCTCTAtgaaacagaaaacacacacatttaagtaaattaaaatttgttttttgtttatgctCCTGAATATAGTCTACTTCTGAAAATTAGCAGGTCAAGAATAGCtttttaatatgtatgtatgtgagtctCCAGGGGGAATATCTACATATAGCACCACATTCTACATGCAATAAGTCAATACATTGCCTGATTTCCATTTGCACAGCAGtcaatattatgtatttatcttgttttttttatgattcAAGTAGTACTTTAGAAGTAAACAATGTGACACGCATGTTTGTTAAAGATTCAAAGATCATGTAATGTCCTTATGCAACACAGAGAAGCACAACTACATTTAGTTCCAGCCCAATGTTGACGCTGCAAACAAAAACAGTAGACATGAATCTTCAATTTTCTTCAATTCATAGCATCAGCTTTTCAACCATTCACACATCAATATTGTTTTTCGatttgtatagtttattctggATATTATTATGTACATTCGATTAGATTCGGGGCCTCTGAGCAATGACTATACACTTTAATCTAATCGAAATGGCCTCTGTTGAATCGGGAAGTAAAGACTCCTGGTGGTTCACTGCCCTCTACTGGTCACAGTGGGAAACTGCAACAGAAAAGTTAGATTGGATAAAGTCAGTTCATTTGTGTGGACTTGAATGATAAGCttgcaaatacaaatacaaaacagacGATCTGGCCTTATGAATAGATTGAAGTCAGTTTGAGAGCAATTTTGTGTATTTTGAACGTGTATTAAAAATCAGAATCAAGACCGTGTCTTATATTGTACTTAGATTAAACATGAGAGACACTTCAATGAATTTCATGTTTGTATTGGAATATACTTGAGAAATATCtgctattcttttttttgtctgcaAATAAgctattacattattatttatgtaatgtttgcattcttttttctttttttgtaaggAATATAT
This window harbors:
- the LOC130194069 gene encoding elongation factor 2-like, giving the protein MVNFTIGQIRSIMDKKANIRNMSVIAHVDHGKSTLTDSLVSKAGIIASARAGETRFTDTRKDEQERCITIKSTAISLFYELAESDLAFIKQGTDGAGFLINLIDSPGHVDFSSEVTAALRVTDGALVVVDCVSGVCVQTETVLRQAIAERIKPVLMMNKMDRALLELQLEPEDLYQTFQRIVESVNVIISTYGEDEHGPMGNIMIDPTAGTVGFGSGLHGWAFTLKQFAEMYAAKFAAKGNTQLSPDENCKKVEDMMKKLWGDRFFDASTGKFLKNSIGADGTRFPRTFVALILDPIFKVFNAIMNFNKEETAKLVLKLDIKLDAEDKEKEGKPLLKAVMRHWLPAGEALLQMITIHLPSPVTAQRYRCELLYEGPLDDEAAMGIKNCDPKAPLMVYISKMVPSNDKGRFYAFGRVFSGVVATGMKVRIMGPNFAPGKKDDLYLKPIQRTILMMGRYTEPIEDVPCGNIVGLVGVDQFLIKTGTITTYEQAHNMKVMKFSVSPVVRVAVEVRNPADLPKLVEGLKRLAKSDPMVQCIIEESGEHIVCGAGELHLEICLKDLEEDHACVPLKKSDPVVSYRETVSAESSVVCLSKSPNKHNRLFMKACPFADGLAEDIEKGEVTQRQDVKTRARYLAEKFEWDVGEARKIWCFGPDGTGPNLLVDVTKGVQYLNEIKDSVVAGFQWAVKEGVLCEENMRAIRFNVHDVTLHTDAIHRGGGQIIPTARRVLYACELTAEPRLMEPIYLVEIQCPEDAIGGIYGVLNRRRGHVFEGLTHSNTPMRITKAFLPVSESFGFTADLRSNTGGKAFPQCVFDHWQIFPGDPLDPTSKPGIVISEIRKRKGLKEGISSLDNYLDKM